The nucleotide sequence GACGTGAAACAATAGCAGCAGCCTCCCATAACTGCCCGGCCCACATGGTGGAAGAGGATTTAGAAAAATTGACGATTCGCTGTTACAGTCGTATATGGAGGCCTTTTGTCAGCGCAGACAGCTTTGTCTCCCTCGCTGATGCTTCGGTGAGGATGACACTGAAATATTGATGATAATTATTATGATGGATGCGGACTGTGGATTCCTCTGCCCCCTGCTTTGAGAGATGATAGATTCTGCTTTCAAGCTAAAGTCGCAGCAAAACTTTACCCTGAGAAACATCACAGAGCAATGAAGCCTATAGAGGATTACAGAGGAATTCCACAATCAACTGTCATTAATAAGACGTTTCACTTACACCATCCGTCCCTGAGTGTAAACTATCTTAATAAAAATTTACACATTGGATATGCTCTGGTGATCAATGGCTGCTTGAATCTGCTTCAAGCACAGCATAACAAGTGTTCAGTAATTAGTTGGATGACTCCTCAGCCTCTTCTGTTCTGCCAGAACTGGAGGCACTGGCATCATGTGCAATGCCTTTCATTGTTTTCTCATGATGTTGCATCGCCAAATGTCATGTATTTTCCACAACAAGATACATGTAATTTGGGAGATAGCTCTGCTGGGAGTGCATAGTGGAAATAATTGCGCAGCTGCGCAGGACAGGAAAAGGACTCTAAatagtgtgtgcatgtgaccCCCAACTGcagtaaataaatagataaatagtgGAGGATATTCAGAATGGACTGTCAGTCGCAATGTGACTTAAAATTGCATGAAAATTACACCGTGGATTCCATCTTCTATTATTTACAACCACTTATATTTGCAGGGTAGCAGAGGGCTTGTGCTGTATCCAGCTGACACTGGCAATTGCCAGACTGAATGTCATAAATGTACGATTCTGCAAAacatggatatgttgaaactgacatttctttatgtatatatatatatatatatatatatatatatatatatatatatatatatatatatatatatatttatgttgtgacaaAATTGTGCTTATGCtctagttaggtttaggcacaacacCCATCTGGTTAGTGATAAGAACACATCATGCTTTGGtttaaaacacctgtttgggtggaaataaacacagctgcagatcTTCCAActtcttgtcaaaaatatctgttCTTGCCATCACAAATACAGCTGGACATCGTCCCAAGGTCTCCCTAAAACTATCCAATGGTGTAACACTTACAAACTGATTGAAACACAATCgtgaactgcagtcactggttTCAAAGCCCTCTCATTTTgcagctccaccaccatcacctccacctcctgatacaAAAgccaggtcataaacatgtgcGAAATGTGATGTGGCATGTTTTGTTGAAATCACAATGTGGAATGTAGCTTACGAcatgtatcagtggtttgcagaaacgttggCCTGGCGACCCCGGACAGTtcgccagctcatcacaggaCTGAAACATACAGAGACATTCATGCTCACATTGACAACCAGTCACAATAGGGTCACCATTAAACATATAAACTTGCGTGTTTACAGTACGTTGCAAGCCGGAGCACCTGGAGTAAACCCACACAGACATGTAAACTCTCAAAAAAAAGCCCTAGCCAGTCGGAGCCTTTGAACCAAGAACCTTCTCGCTGTGAAGCAACAGTGCTGACGCCTGCAACACTGTGCCGCCCACGCCGTACGGTGTCTTTTTTAATCTTACTACCAGCATGAGGTTACTGTAATATTCATATTCCCAAAGCAGCACTGGAAGAAGTGTTCAAAtctttttactcaagtaatagTAGTTATACTACAATGTAAAAATGCCCGGCTaccaaaaataaacatataGAAGTATCAgcaacagtgtaagtgctaCTTTTATATGCTCTTGTGTGCTTTGCAACGGCTGTGGAAAAATGACCCGTGTCGCCCATTGGTTCCCTACAAACCTTACTATCACTTTGCCCTTCAGTCTGTCGCCGGGCTCCATTTTTACTGCAAAAATGAAAGACAAATCCCACCACAAAGGATGCGCATGATTGAACAACTAAAACGGGAAGTGACGCTGTTTTCCCCAGTCGCTATTCCCAGGTAacggtggaacaactggaacatctttacactgcaaaagaaaaagcaccCCCACTGATAGAGGAAGCAAAGAGGGTGAAGACTGAGAGTGATAGAAAATGAGGCAAAGCAGGAGGGAACGGATAGACAGATCATTCAAAGGTTGTCTGTTCCTGCTTTgaataatatgaataaacatATAAACAGCGATGGAACATAAACGCATATTTACCcaataaatacaatacaattttGGGCTCTTTCTTCTTTTGTACCTCCACTCCACTACGTTTTAGGGGCAAATATCACACTTGTACTTACCTACAACTGTTATATAACTTTAGTTGATAGTTAGTTTGCAGCTTGCATGCACATCTTTAATTGTATCAGATTActacaaaaaaaggaaaaagctgaatagccaGGCAGATAATTGGTTGACCCAAAGAGACATGATGTAAGATGCCtaactttacttttacttgtactttttagAACATTTAttggcagaaaaacaaaccGTTTGATACCAAAGTACATCTAATATTAGAtaccttaaaggtgcactgtgtagttttggggaagacatttaaatgccTACTTTccttgtttccatgactgaataaacaaactgacagcaCAATTTCCTACCGTTtcgctttgtttatatgtggcggaccctgccaccttccttgCTTCAAATTGTGTTCGGGGGAccgtattttcctctgagaacaacttgtttattcagttattgaaaAAATTAGGTATTTCGGACTTTGTACTATTAATATTGTTACTACTCAAATTGTGAGATAtctttacatttactcaagtgtgaCTTCCGGTTAGCCCGCTTTTAACaacactgtaaataaataaaataaaatcctagATGTGCAATGTGAATAAAGCTGCTTAAACAATTAACGTTGAAATATTTCTCTATCAGGGGTGAACGCATACAAATAAATCCAAATTATAACCCATTACTTCAGAAGACAATGATAAAAACATTGAAAGAGGGcggagggggaaaaaatcgTTATTGCTATTATAAAACTATTATAACTATATTATTGCAATTACATATCCAATCTCAACCAAACACGCGGGTGAAGGCTGGCTTCTCTAGTGTcgcctgcagcagctgttgtgCCGCCGTGTAAAGAGGTGTGGATGGATGCGCTCCCTCCTGCGCTCCAACACCTCAGACCACGTGACCGGCAGGCGCACAAAAAGCAGCCTTATAACCGCCCGCTCCCTCCAACACGCCACTCCGCACCGGCTACATGTCTGCCTCCACTGTGTTTGACATTGACGGTGCCTGGGGGAGCCAACACACGACAAATCCCACCGGCAactcatcaacaacaacaactattcTGATTTCACGCCTGCTTCCAGCTCTGGAGTTGTGTTGAGAACTGttggtgaagacagcagcagcagcagcagcatcatacTGGTTTACTCCGAGTTTagtttgattattattaatttttttttccggaTCATCATGGATCGATGCGAGATGTTTGCACTGAGAACATCAAGGTACGTTTTCTttattaagttatttatttatttatttattcatttattttgttttattaatttgtaCTTTTCTAACAAATCTTCGTCTTGttagttttctttattttctgtgacatttctaacattttttaaaatttttcttATAGCTTTGATCCAAACTGTCTCATTGAATTGTCAGTCTTTCTTCTCTTCATGTAAACTTGATTGTTAAtaattaatattatcattactGGCATCAAAGGTGTAAAATGGATCGTTAGACAGACATGCATGTGCGCTCTTAATCTTGTCCCTCCCTCGATGCCTAATTAATCCAGTgattattgagaaaaaaaacagcttaatgCTTAATGACCTCCTTTAATTAATAAGAAAAGCCTGGGCTGTCCTACATCCTTAATGCAATGATTTCCCCCGAGGCTGTACAGGTTTGTCATCAACTGTTCAGTTTCCCACTATTGTCTGGGATGCATCTGCTCTGGAGTCAGCTGGCTGATGCGCAGATTCCCCCAATATCTCCTAGCAGCACATTCATTTTCCGCTCtattattcattaattcataCTGATGCTGCTTCATGTACTCTGATATTTTTAAGAattcattttaacacattttatgtatttaatattttttttctttttttttcttcaaatctcttttttttttcttcatagaTGTCCTTTTGCACAGGTCTAATGCTGTTTCTCCACTGAGCTCCTCCATAGCCACAAACCAGCCATGAAGTTGGCTTTGCACAGGATAGCAGGCACCACAATGAGCACGCTCACGACAGGCGTCCAGTATCTCGGCTCCAACGACGCCAGCTACGACGACCCCTCCATCGACTCGACTCTAATCAAGAGCAGATTCAACTTTGAGAAGCCTCACTTTGCCTCGGTTAGCAACCCCTTCCCCGGACTGGTCCCTGGAAATAAGGAGGTCATCTATGGCGGACTCTCTCCCATTTTCCCCACCAACGCTTCAGACTTTCTGCTAAGTAATGGCACCTCTGTGCAGAGCGAGTGCGGGGAGGACATGGTGGacaacatggagtgttttatgATCCTCTCTCCTGGTCAGCAGCTCGTGATCGCCATCTTGGCGCTCACCCTGGGAACATTTACGGTGCTAGAGAACCTCATGGTGCTGTGTGTGATTCTGCACTCCCAGACGCTCCGATCTCGACCCTCCTACCACTTCATAGGCAGCCTGGCTGTGGCTGACCTGATAGGCAGCATCATTTTTGTCTACAGCTTCCTGGATTTTCACGTCCTGCACAGGAAGGACAGCCCCAGTATTTTCCTCTTCAAGCTGGCCGGGGTCATCGCCTCCTTCACAGCCTCTGTCGGCAGTCTGTTTCTCACCGCGATCGACCGCTACATCTCCATCCACAGGCCCATGTCGTACAAACGCATCGTCACAAAGACTAAAGCTGTCATCGCCTTCAGTGTGATGTGGACCATCTCCATTGTGTTCTCGCTGCTGCCGTTGCTGGGGTGGAACTGCAAGCGTCTCAACTCTGTCTGCTCAGACATTTTCCCTCTGATCGACCAGAAGTACCTGATGGTTTGGATCGGGATGACGAGCATCTTGGTCCTGTTCATCATCTACGCCTACATGTTCATCCTCTGGAAGTCCCACAACCATGCTGTCCGCATGCTGAGCCGCACTTCCCAGAGGAGTGTGATCGTGTACACCGCAGAAGGGACTAAAGTTCAGACAGTGAGGCCAGAGCAGGCCCGGATGGACCTCCGTCTGGCCAAAACCCTGGTTCTGATTCTGGTGGCCCTCATCATCTGCTGGGGCCCACTCCTAGCCATCATGGTTTACGACCTCTTTGGCAAGGTGAACGACTTCATCAAGACTGTGTTCGCCTTCACCAGCATGCTCACCCTGCTCAACTCCACCGTGAACCCTGTGATCTACGCCATGAGGAGCAAGGACCTGCGCAGGGCCTTCGTCAACATCTGCCATATGTGCCGGGGAGCGTCGCAGACTCTGGACAACAGCGCTGAGAGTGACTGGAACAGCAGGAGTGTGAGAGGCACAGCGGGCGGGGCGGGGAAAGATGGAGCCGGCTGCGGAAAGACTCGGGTGAAAGTCGCCCAGGTTACTGtttctggagggactgagaCTTCTACAGCAGAGCCGGTCTAAGAGACAAGCTGCACTGCTCTGATACAACTGTGAAGATATTGTAGAGTATCCCCGACCTTCTTCGTGCACTGCTCTGTTACTGTGAAacgtgccaaaaaaaaaaatggcttcgatacagaactgaaaaacaagtttTTGTTGCTTTGAAGCTGAAATGTGTAATATTTATATGTTACTATAGTGGAGTGTGACGATGGAGATGCTTTCTTTACTCTGTAAAAAGTAAGTCTACGATTTGTCTGGTTGACAATGCCAGTTTGATTTCACTTCAATCAGTGAACAACAGTCACATTCGCGAGAACCAGTTGGCACAAGGGCCTATTTTTCACACTCTGCTCCGTCATCTCTGCTGTTTGAATGTGCGGGGAGATAGAGATTTTAGAGGTTTTGAGGCAGGAAACATTTCcgttttgttctttctttttcttttctccacatCATAGCAATATTGTGGTGGTAATGCAAGGTGAAGGTGTGTCTACCTTCATGAGAAATGTCACTTTTGAACGACAATGCACTGCTTGTAAGTAAACCTAGCATCCCATTAGTGATTTGAAATCAACTATTGATGCTTCTGTAAGACCATGATATTGTgaaatttgacatttaaacGTTATCCtactttatttattgtatttatttattttttactttgcaaAGCAAAATGGTGAACCATACTTTGGAATATGAACAGCtttttgatcaaatcaaaaCTTTAGTCTGTGGTGAGTCGGGGATGTAACATAGCTGGTTATTACTCATGCGCTTATGGTACAGTGACAGCGTTTTGTGAGAAGCTACACTTGAAGCATCCATTGTGCCATTGTGTCTCATGATGGTGTGTGTAAGCAAGGACATGagttcaataaataaatgaagtttGTCTATTTTTATCTTAAATTCGTCGACGTATTTGGTGTCTTTCTTCTCAATAAAATGGCAAAATCCCAGCACAACATCACATGAGCACCTACAGCCAATTTACACACAAGGTAGAGAAAAAAAGGGTATGACTATATTTATTTTGGAGCCATGGGCCTAatcatttttggtttgtttgccCCTAAGCTAAGTCTTGTTATAACCGCAGGGCACAGGCCATCGTCTGAACGTGGACGTGAATAATGAGTAGTTGAACGAGAGAGGAATTTTTGTGGACTTTAAGGCTTCAGAGATGAAAATTGTTTTTCACATACGAAAAAATGCGCATACTTTTAGATACAGATAAACAAATCTAGATGTTTATTTATGACCAAATAAATCACCTTTGTGATCCCTAGACTGTTTGGTACCCACAGCTGTTAAGgccctgtgttttttttttttgtgtaacacTGCCCTCCTGTGGATAAAAACCAGACATCATCCATCTTTTGTCCTTTATTTCTGGTGGACAGATCACACCAATGAATGGAGCTGTAGATCACTGATAGTACACTGAGGTTGTATTgtaactaaataaaataaaataattaggactgatcgattgattgattcGGGCTCTAATAAACCTTTAATTTATCGCCTTTTACGGTTTCACTACATGACCCAGAATGCATTGCAGAGTATTTTCACACCTGACGTCACGAGTCGGAGAAGCCGACAGCCTCATATCAAAAACAAGCAGCTAAGTTGCGCTAGCTAGCTCCCCTTCAGACAGTTGGCCCGCAGCCGGCGGATCGTCACTTCAACTTTTTGGAAGCAACTTTTACAACAACACGAGTTGCTCAACTTAGTCGGACAGTCCTACATTCTCCCCAGAAGGTAATAAGctgttttattcaaatataCTCCAAAGCGCATAGTTCTAGCAGCGGCAGccaaagctaacgttagctttgttttctttttgattatTAGCTAGCAGgcacagctaacgttagcttgctagcAAATATTTAAAGCCTCAGCTGCGCAGTATGCTCACAATGTATTCCTCAGGGAAGAAAACTCATTTGAGGGGACCGTTCCACGCTGTTATTAGCTAGTCGTGTGAAAGAATAGCCATAGCTAGCAGTTATCTGAAATACCTGATGTTATCGCTTCATTATTGTCTTGTTTCGGTATTTTGACCCCCCCTTTCTCCCTTTGACAAACTGAAGTCATGGCGTGTGGAGCCACCCTGAAGAGGACCATGGATTTCGATCCGCTGATGAGTCCTACGTCCCCAAAAAGACGAAGATGCATCCCCGTGTCCCCATCGTCCTCATCTTCATCCCCTAGGAAGTATCTTAGCATGGAGCCCTCGCCATTTGGAGAGTCGTCGTCAACACTT is from Sparus aurata chromosome 16, fSpaAur1.1, whole genome shotgun sequence and encodes:
- the LOC115597281 gene encoding cannabinoid receptor type 1B-like is translated as MKLALHRIAGTTMSTLTTGVQYLGSNDASYDDPSIDSTLIKSRFNFEKPHFASVSNPFPGLVPGNKEVIYGGLSPIFPTNASDFLLSNGTSVQSECGEDMVDNMECFMILSPGQQLVIAILALTLGTFTVLENLMVLCVILHSQTLRSRPSYHFIGSLAVADLIGSIIFVYSFLDFHVLHRKDSPSIFLFKLAGVIASFTASVGSLFLTAIDRYISIHRPMSYKRIVTKTKAVIAFSVMWTISIVFSLLPLLGWNCKRLNSVCSDIFPLIDQKYLMVWIGMTSILVLFIIYAYMFILWKSHNHAVRMLSRTSQRSVIVYTAEGTKVQTVRPEQARMDLRLAKTLVLILVALIICWGPLLAIMVYDLFGKVNDFIKTVFAFTSMLTLLNSTVNPVIYAMRSKDLRRAFVNICHMCRGASQTLDNSAESDWNSRSVRGTAGGAGKDGAGCGKTRVKVAQVTVSGGTETSTAEPV